Sequence from the Phaeodactylum tricornutum CCAP 1055/1 PHATR_bd_23x34 genomic scaffold, whole genome shotgun sequence genome:
ATGTGGTGTGCAGCATGTATCACGATAATCCCTTTCACAATTTCGAACATGCCTCTCATGTTGCCATGTCTGTGACGAAGCTGTTGAGCCGGATTGTGGCCCCTAGGTTTTCTGGTGCCAACATCCGGAACTCGACAAAAATTTGGGAATCATTTGTTCTGATGGTAGCGTCATTGGAAGCGATGAATTGGAAGCAACTCAAGGTCAAGATAGATCCAAGCCAGACCATGCTCGGACCGCGAATACAGCAGTTATTCCAAGATCAAGCCCAACTACATGATCATACGTACGGTATCACATCAGACCCTTTGACACAGTTTGCTGTCGTTCTATCAGCCTTGGTTCACGATGTGGATCATGGTGGAGTGCCTAACTTTTTGCTCGTGAAAGAGAATGAGGCTTTGGCATCTTTTATCACAACAAGAGTGTGGCAGAGTAGAACTCGATTGACTTGGCGTGGAACAGTCTCCTGGCCCCCGAGTTTGATGCTTTGCGCGCCTGTATTTACAGCGATTTGTCCGAATTgcgtcgatttcgtcaaaCTTTGGTCAATTCGGTAATTACCACGGACATTTTCGACAAGGATCTGAGTACGGCGCGCAAGGCTCGCTGGAGTAAGGCGTTTCACACTCTTTGCTCGGACGGTAGCCAAACGAATGAGGAGAAGCAGGAAAAGCTATTGGATGAAGATCCCAGCCGCGAACGGAACCGCAAGGCGATAATCGTGATTGAGCACCTGATTCAGGTCTCGGATGTAGCCCATACAATGCAGCACTGGCACGTGTACCAGAAATGGAACGCGAAGTTGTTTGAGGAACTGTACAACGCGTTTTTGCTTGGTCGCTCCTATCAGGACCCCTCGTTAAACTGGTACAACGGAGAAATCGGCTTTTTCGACAATTATATTATTCCTCTGGCCAAGAATCTAAAAGATTGCGGGGTGTTTGGTCTTTCTTCTGACGAGTATTTGAACTATGCTCTTCAGAATTGTCGGGAATGGGAACTGAAGGGCAGAGAGTTGGTGTCCAATTTGGTTGATCGCTGCGCAAACAACCGATGAGGACAGCGAGCTCGAGCTAGAAATAAGCGTCAAAAATATCTTCCTAATGGGCTTTGTTTCATGGACGGACTCGTTTCGGTTTTTCAGGAATCTGGACGAAGTTCtgcatttactgttagtcacATTTATATTTGTTACTCTTCAAGAAACTTGAGCATTTGTTAGCTTCTTGTCGCATCCCTCCCGCCATCAATCAAGTTGAACGTCACCCCTATTTGGCACAGCCGGATATGATGGAATATTGTGCACGTAAAAACATCCACGTGACGGGATACAGTCCACTCGGTTCGTTGGATCGCCCAGCCGGTCTGAAGGGACCGGACGAGGTCAACTTATTGACCGATCCTACCGTCACGAGCGTTGCGAACAAACACGGCATCAGCACAGCACAAGTCTTGTTGAAATGGGCGGTCCAAACCAACGCCAGTACCATTCCTAAGTCAATTTATCCGACCCGCTTGGCGGAAAATCTGATGGTGGGTCGTGACGATTTTCCCGACCTGGATCAAAGGGATTTGGAAATGCTCCAGTCGCTGGATGCGCACCGACGTTACGTGACCGGCGCCTTCTGGGCCTTGCCGGGAGGACCGTATACGGTCGAGAATCTTTGGGATGAGTAAAACAGGAACGGGGTGTGTTTTCATTTCACTACATATTTTCAAGCTGAAACGTTTGTATCTGGAGAGAGTATTAGCTAGTCGCCGTAAAATGAAGAAATGCACGTCGGGGAAGTGATCTATCGGCATTGTATTCAAGCATATTTGTAATTTCCAGGCGAGTGGTCGTTGTCTCTAGTGCTCTCATGTGTAAAGATTTTTCATCGCCTAAACAATAGTTGGCACTGTATCAATCCCTCTTAGCTCTTAAGTTAGTTTCCTTGTGGTGGCCCGGTGGCCAAGGTATGATGCGCTGTTGGAGAACCTGTTTAAGTATACCAGCAATTTCAACTTTGgccttttactgttaattgaGCTCGTCCAAATTGCCTTGACGAGACGTGGTCATCTTGCCGTGCTCCGAAATACGGAGATTATTGTTTTAAACTTGCAGAGTCTAGAGTCTTGTGAGGCCTACGAGTGAGCGCGGAACGTATGTTGGTACCAATGGATCCAAAAAGGATTGCTCACTGTACCCTAGTTCCTGCGACTCGCTAGATGGCAAACACCGCCCAAGCAGGAATCGAATACCGGATGCACGTCTTGTTTATCTATATCCGGGTTGTAGATCTTACGTGTTCGTGCGTTGTATAAAATGGGAGAAGCATTTTCTCACGTAGATCGAAGAGCATCCAAGGTGTTCTCGGACCGAAGAAGATCCCGAGCCTCGTCACGCTCCAAAATTTACCAATCTGTTGCGTGTCGCTTCCAATACCAGCTCGTCTTGTCATAAACAGTAAACCGGCATGCGACTCATTCGGCAAAGTGTTCGAATCGCACACACGCTGTCCTACTTTTCgctcaacaacaacaagcattcttttgctttcgctTTTGCCAATCCCTCTCAATATCGTCGCGAAACAACAGCAGTCAGAATGAGCTCCAGCACAAGTAACGAGGAGTATACGCCGCCCAAGGTATGGAAGTACGAGTCTTCGGAAGGAAGTAAGTTTTCCATGAATCGTCCGACGGCCGGACCTCGTTTCGAAAAGGAGCTCCCCGTGGGCAAGCATCCCATTCAACTGCACTCCATGGCAACACCTAACGGGCAAAAAGTCACCATAATGCTGGAGGAACTTCTGGCAGCGGGACACGACGCGGAGTATGATGCCTACCCCATCAAAATCATGGAGGAAGATCAATTTGGTAGCGGCTTTGTTGCCATCAACCCCAACAGCAAAGTTCCTGCCATGAGCGTCTCCCAGGAAGGAAAAGAGCCACTCCGTATCTTTGAATCTGGTTCCATTCTACTGTACCTAGCGGAGCGCTTCAACGCCTTTCTTCCCGCTGACAAGCGTACCGAAACACTCAATTGGCTCTTTTGGCAAATGGGGTCGGCCCCTTATGTGGGTGGCGGCTTTGGACACTTTTACCAGTACGCCAATGTTAAGAACAAGTACGCCATTGACCGATTCACCATGGAAACAAAGCGTCAGCTTGATGTCTTGAACCGGCAATTGGAACACAACAAGTATATGGTTGGAGACGAATACACCATTGCCGACATTGCCATTTATCCATGGTATGGTTGGCTTGTTCTGGGCCAAGGCTATGGGGATGCTGCTACGTTCTTGAACGTCGAAGAGGACTACCCCCACGTCATCCGTTGGGCCAAAATGATTGAGGCCCGCCCAGCTGTACAGCGCGGTAGCATTGTTAACAAGTTTTGGGGCGACAACGAAGATGCGCAGTTACTGGAACGCCACAGTGCGGACGACTTTCAGAAGACGACAGCCCCGCAACCGTAAACAGTTTGTCTAAACGAGCCAGGGGCTCATAGTAAAAAGACGTTTTCCATTCACGTAAGCTGTTTTCTCGTGAACTATTCTCTAGAAGAGAGTCACGGTCAAGCCATTGAAACAAGGTTCGACGTGTGTAGCTAACCTATCAGAATTCAAATGACTCTCCAATTTCAAAAACGTCAAAATCAACAGCAAATACTGCACTCTACGATGCgcctttacagttagctcgGGCCAGGATGAGCTACTTCTGTTTCTTCCTACTTGATTGAAACCATCGTGAAGCGATTTTGTTTGCACGCACCACAGCCTTCTTCCGATGTATGAAAACACCCATTGCGGTGCCGATGAAAGCGCCCGTCAAATGTGCGTGGTGAGATACGTTGTctgaagaaaacaaaagtTTCCACATTTCGTCACCTATCCACATTAACGCTGTAATTACAAATGATAGAGGCACCGTCGACGCAGTCGCAGAAATCAATGAATTCAATAGTATGATTGAAAAAACAGCCCCTGATGCTCCCAATTGGTGCGTGTACGG
This genomic interval carries:
- a CDS encoding predicted protein → MPNFDERAFRLSIEPLELEPVVVKQLRNFVDVVCSMYHDNPFHNFEHASHVAMSVTKLLSRIVAPRFSGANIRNSTKIWESFVLMVASLEAMNWKQLKVKIDPSQTMLGPRIQQLFQDQAQLHDHTYGITSDPLTQFAVVLSALVHDVDHGGVPNFLLVKENEALASFITTRVLLAPEFDALRACIYSDLSELRRFRQTLVNSVITTDIFDKDLSTARKARWSKAFHTLCSDGSQTNEEKQEKLLDEDPSRERNRKAIIVIEHLIQVSDVAHTMQHWHVYQKWNAKLFEELYNAFLLGRSYQDPSLNWYNGEIGFFDNYIIPLAKNLKDCGVFGLSSDEYLNYALQNCREWELKGRELKLEHLLASCRIPPAINQVERHPYLAQPDMMEYCARKNIHVTGYSPLGSLDRPAGLKGPDEVNLLTDPTVTSVANKHGISTAQVLLKWAVQTNASTIPKSIYPTRLAENLMVGRDDFPDLDQRDLEMLQSLDAHRRYVTGAFWALPGGPYTVENLWDE
- a CDS encoding predicted protein, with product MSSSTSNEEYTPPKVWKYESSEGSKFSMNRPTAGPRFEKELPVGKHPIQLHSMATPNGQKVTIMLEELLAAGHDAEYDAYPIKIMEEDQFGSGFVAINPNSKVPAMSVSQEGKEPLRIFESGSILLYLAERFNAFLPADKRTETLNWLFWQMGSAPYVGGGFGHFYQYANVKNKYAIDRFTMETKRQLDVLNRQLEHNKYMVGDEYTIADIAIYPWYGWLVLGQGYGDAATFLNVEEDYPHVIRWAKMIEARPAVQRGSIVNKFWGDNEDAQLLERHSADDFQKTTAPQP